CGTGAGATCAGCGCACCCGCTCCGCCAATGGCCAAAAAATACACACCTGTATGTTCTTTTAATTTGCCGGCCACCTCAGCAGACATCTCGCCTTTTCCGATTGCGCCCTTCAAGCCGGCATCGTACATAGCCGGAGCGTACTTGTTCATGCGATATGAAGTAGTCGGACCGGCGGAGCCGATTACCTTGCCCGGCTTGGGCGGAGTGGGTCCGGCATAATAGATCAATTGCCCTTTGGGGTCAAACGGTAACTTTTCGCCCTTGGCCAGAGCATCAGTCATGCGTTTATGGGCGGCATCCCTGCCGGTATAAATAGTGCCGTTTATCAGTACCTCGGTACCGATTTTCAGCTCCTTGACCAGGTCATCAGTCAGGGGAGTCTCTATCCGAATTTTATTGCTGTTCATCTGATTGCCTCCTTACAGAACGATCGATTTGTGACGGGCGGCGTGACACTGCATATTGACCGCCACCGGGAAACTGGCGATATGGCAGGGATGAGCCTCGATATGAACCGCCAGCGCGGTCACCCTTCCGCCCAGACCCTGCGGACCGACACCGGTCTTGTTGACAAGTTGCAAAAGCTCCTTCTCCAGCTCGGCATAGTATGAGCTGGGATGAGTCGAGCCGACCTCGCGCAGGAGAGCTTTTTTGGCCAGTTGCGCGCATTTGTCGAATGTTCCGCCCACACCCACTCCGACTATCACCGGCGGGCAGGGATTACCACCAGATTTTTCGACTCTTTCAACCACGAAATCCTTGAGCCCTTCGACACCGTCTGACGGCTTGAGCATCCTCACCTCGCTCATATTTTCCGAACCGCCACCTTTGGGCGCGCACTGGATTTCCAATTTGTCGCCGGGAACGATTTCCAGGTTGATGATGCAGGGGGTGTTATCGCCGGTGTTCTTGCGTTCGAGCGGATCGGAGACGATCGATTTACGCAGGTACCCTTCAGCATAGCCCTGGCGGACGCCCTCGTTAAAAGCATCGTTAAAAT
This is a stretch of genomic DNA from Candidatus Zixiibacteriota bacterium. It encodes these proteins:
- a CDS encoding fumarate hydratase — encoded protein: MDIEESELGKSILNDIVKNAEIARDEQVPICQDTGFSVFFVRMGQDLRLVGGDFNDAFNEGVRQGYAEGYLRKSIVSDPLERKNTGDNTPCIINLEIVPGDKLEIQCAPKGGGSENMSEVRMLKPSDGVEGLKDFVVERVEKSGGNPCPPVIVGVGVGGTFDKCAQLAKKALLREVGSTHPSSYYAELEKELLQLVNKTGVGPQGLGGRVTALAVHIEAHPCHIASFPVAVNMQCHAARHKSIVL
- a CDS encoding Fe-S-containing hydro-lyase; the encoded protein is MNSNKIRIETPLTDDLVKELKIGTEVLINGTIYTGRDAAHKRMTDALAKGEKLPFDPKGQLIYYAGPTPPKPGKVIGSAGPTTSYRMNKYAPAMYDAGLKGAIGKGEMSAEVAGKLKEHTGVYFLAIGGAGALISRSITAAEVIAYEDLGPEAVRKLTVNDFPAIVVMDCYGGNLFREGIEKYKVA